From a region of the Halobacteriovorax sp. HLS genome:
- a CDS encoding response regulator, whose amino-acid sequence MHQHKNTKPYILLVEDDVKLRNLIQTALLDADFQVICATDGLEASTKLKNQKFSMVVTDLNIPKKDGIKLANEIASSANIPVLLITGELENFEIRLKALDGVMLLPKPFKVEIIPALVAKILKTNTKAA is encoded by the coding sequence ATGCATCAACACAAGAATACTAAACCATATATATTGTTAGTTGAAGATGATGTTAAATTAAGAAACCTCATACAGACAGCACTTTTAGATGCTGACTTTCAAGTGATTTGCGCTACCGATGGGCTTGAGGCCAGCACAAAGTTAAAGAATCAGAAGTTCTCTATGGTGGTTACAGATCTAAATATACCAAAGAAAGACGGAATAAAATTAGCTAATGAAATAGCATCATCTGCAAATATTCCTGTGTTATTAATTACTGGAGAATTGGAAAATTTTGAAATTAGATTAAAGGCCTTAGACGGTGTCATGCTACTTCCAAAGCCTTTTAAGGTCGAAATCATCCCCGCTTTAGTTGCGAAGATACTTAAGACGAATACAAAAGCGGCTTAG
- a CDS encoding alpha/beta hydrolase — translation MFSSKVLDSTFLPAKFSGPVSSTKIMILMHGIGDNKNSYVDIANELNQTCLDFLLVNAPKPYLFGFSWYDLPPGNPIEGIHNSIDLIEELINELTAHGYKNEDIFIAGFSQGGCIAIHSFLKLKRKFAGVICLSPRIYLERMEYKHSDILSETPIFIAHGQVDQAIPFKDVEQQTLTLLDDGLDIEWHEYHMGHEIDIEEIQHLRKWLIKHF, via the coding sequence ATGTTTTCTTCGAAAGTTTTAGATAGTACATTTTTGCCTGCTAAATTTAGTGGACCAGTTAGCTCAACTAAGATCATGATCCTCATGCATGGAATTGGTGATAACAAGAACTCTTACGTTGATATTGCTAATGAGCTTAATCAAACTTGTCTCGACTTTCTGCTTGTAAACGCACCAAAGCCTTACCTCTTTGGTTTTTCTTGGTACGATCTACCACCAGGAAACCCGATTGAAGGAATTCATAACTCTATTGATCTCATCGAAGAACTAATTAATGAACTAACCGCTCATGGATATAAAAATGAAGATATTTTTATCGCCGGATTCTCTCAAGGAGGCTGTATAGCGATACATAGCTTTTTAAAGCTTAAGAGAAAATTTGCTGGTGTTATATGCTTAAGTCCAAGGATCTATCTTGAAAGGATGGAGTATAAGCATAGTGATATTTTGAGCGAGACACCTATTTTTATCGCCCACGGTCAAGTGGATCAGGCCATCCCTTTTAAGGATGTAGAACAACAGACCCTAACACTTCTCGATGACGGACTAGATATCGAATGGCACGAATACCATATGGGCCATGAGATCGATATTGAAGAGATACAACACTTAAGAAAGTGGCTTATAAAACACTTTTAG
- a CDS encoding 50S ribosomal protein L25, whose product MYELLKTQYREEPVNTLRKEGYVPGVVYGKGMESVSFKVNSLAITKFLHHSGKVFEVEIQGRGKHLVSLDNIQFDNMGDKMMHVAFHKISANEKTTVTLPIHFEGTAVGTKSGGIIQHVLNEVEVKGLPGDMPEYIVVDVASLDIHGHFCLKDIPAPKGLEWAHDIEANVVSCHPPKVEVVAEEVVETEAVVAEEVTTEDKQAA is encoded by the coding sequence GTGTACGAACTACTAAAAACACAATACAGAGAAGAACCAGTTAATACTCTTCGTAAAGAAGGCTATGTTCCAGGTGTTGTTTATGGAAAAGGTATGGAGTCAGTTAGTTTTAAAGTAAACTCTCTTGCGATTACAAAATTCCTACACCACTCAGGAAAAGTATTTGAAGTTGAGATCCAAGGAAGAGGAAAGCACTTAGTGTCACTTGATAATATTCAATTTGATAATATGGGTGACAAGATGATGCACGTTGCTTTTCACAAGATCTCTGCAAACGAGAAGACTACAGTAACTCTTCCAATTCACTTTGAAGGTACTGCTGTAGGAACTAAATCAGGTGGAATTATTCAACACGTTCTTAACGAAGTTGAAGTTAAAGGACTACCAGGGGATATGCCAGAATATATCGTTGTAGACGTAGCGTCTCTTGATATACATGGACATTTCTGTTTAAAAGACATTCCAGCACCTAAGGGACTAGAGTGGGCACATGATATAGAAGCAAATGTTGTTTCTTGTCATCCACCAAAAGTAGAAGTAGTTGCTGAAGAAGTTGTTGAAACTGAAGCAGTTGTAGCTGAAGAGGTTACTACTGAAGACAAGCAAGCAGCTTAA